ACCAGGAGGTAGATAACCACTAATCCTTCCTGGGGAAGGGCGAAAGTCATGGTCAGGGTCTTCGGCGTTAATGCGACATTCAATCGCATGACCCTGCAAAACAACTTGGTCTTGGGTCAGCTGGAGTCTTTCTCCTTGGGCAATCCTGATTTGTTCGACAACCAAGTCTACCCCAGTAATCATTTCGGTTACGGGATGTTCGACTTGAATCCGGGTGTTCATTTCCATAAAATAGAATTGACCCGATCTATCCAAAAGAAACTCAATGGTACCAGCCCCAGTGTAATTAATAAACTGAGCGGCTTTGACAGCAGCTTGTCCCATTTTTTCTCGTAGATCTGGGTCTAGAGCTGCGCTAGGAGCTTCTTCGAGCAGTTTTTGGTTGCGGCGCTGAATCGAGCAATCCCGTTCACCTAAGTGGATAACATTACCATAGTTATCTGCTAGAATTTGAAATTCAATGTGGCGCGGACGCTCAATGAATTTTTCTATATAAACACCAGAATTACCAAAGGCTGCGCCTGCTTCCCCTTGCGCCGCCAAAAAGAGTTTGACAAATTCGTCTTCAGAACGCACTAGCCGCATACCTCGTCCACCGCCACCAGCTGTAGCTTTAATCATCACTGGATAACCGATATCCTTGGCAAGTGTTAATCCTTCTTGCTCCGACTCTACCAGTCCTTCACTACCTGGAACTGTAGGCACCCCAGCCCGTTGCATGGTTTCTTTAGCCGTAGATTTATCACCCATCAAGCGGATAGCTTCTGGAGTCGGGCCAATAAAGGCAATATGATGGTCTGCACAGATTTCTACAAATCGGGCATTTTCTGCCAAAAACCCATAACCAGGATGAATAGCACTCGCATTGCGCGTTAAGGCTGCAGCAATAATATTGGGAATATTCAAATAACTTTTACTGCTGGCTGGCTCGCCAATGCAAACCGCTTCATCGGCAAGTTGGACGTGTAGCGCATTACGATCAACAGTGGAGTGAACGGCAACCGTCGCAATTCCCATTTCTTCACAGGCGCGGAGAATGCGAAGGGCGATTTCTCCCCGATTGGCAATTAATATTTTGTCAAACTTCATTTTCTAGCTTCGATATCAGTACCAGTAGATTGACATTCTCTCCCATTCAACATGCAACAACGCTCTCCCCTTATTGCAAATTATCATGGCAGATTACCAAGCCTCGTCCTTAAGCATTGTGTAAACGCCCTTTGGGCGGCTTCCCAAAGGGTAGGATCTAGCTTAGAAGCCCCTACGGGTTTAACTAGACTAACAATATTACTGCTGCTAGTCTGTTTGGGCCACCCGCAGGGGGCTGTTGGCTATATCCGAACGGCACGGAGCTAGGGGAGCTAGGAGAGATGGAGGAGATAAGGGAGGTAAAGGAGTCGGGAAAAATTATTCAACATCGTCATCCCCCTCATCGGAGCCTCAACAAGCCTGCCATTCGGTTATACCCCTTTAATATCACTTGAGAAGTAACTATATTTCTGTCAGTCTGGTATCCACTAGCAAAAATTTTATGCTATATTCATTTAGTTAGATAACCTGTGCGGATGTGGCGGAATTGGTATACGCGCACGCTTGAGGTGCGTGTGGCTTTGCCTTGCGAGTTCGAGTCTCGCCATCCGCATTTTTTACATATATAGTCAAGAGTCAAAAGTCAATGGTTAAGGTTAAGCAACCTGAAACTGTTGACTTTTGTTTATGGAATCTGGACTCTGGACTTTGGACTTATTGCTTTTTTTTATGTTTTTATAGAGATAGATGAAGTTTTGTAAAAAACATTGACTGCTACTTTTACAGCGACAAACAACTTAACATTACCAACGGGGTGGCATCGCCTGACTCCGATTTGGCAAGGTGGTGAGGAAGTAATTCAACAAAGTTTGCCTCACTCTGTGCTAGCACCAGCTTGGCAATTGCTACTTTTGGGCGATGGCTCCCCAACACGACACTTACAATTGCTCACAGGTGAGCCGACAGAAGTGGATGTGATTGACATGTCTTTGATTGGTATGAATGCAGATGATGCGCCCAACTTAATTCAATCTGTCCCAGGTCCGCGACTGCGGCGACAGGTCTGGCTGCGTACCGCCTCTGGTCAGCGATTAGGTTACGCTACTTCATGGTGGGAAGCTAGTCATGTAGATGAGTTTTTGCAAAACCGTTCCTTACCGATTTGGGCGAGTTTAGCTCGTATCCGTACAGAGTTATATAGGGATATTCAAGGAATTTACTACGGGGACTCAGTGGCTTTGGAGTCTGGTTTTGAGGTTAAGGGGCCTTTTTGGGGGCGTCACTATTTGTTTTGGCATCATGGACAGCCCCTAACATTGATTTATGAAGTTTTTTCGCCTTATTTAACTAAATATTTGGGAGCTACGCACATTGGTTCCATCAATATGTAATAAATTAGCAAGTATGAGGTATGAATTTCAATGGCACTACCTGTTGTGTCTGTCTCGATGAAGAAAAAAAAGAAACCGTCTCTGGTACTGACACTTTCCGCTGCTGGATTATTGATTGGCGCAGGGGGTGCAGCATACTGGTTTTTAACCCAGGGACAACTATTTGCGAGAAATTTGCCAGTAGGTGCAAATATTATTCCTCAAGATGCGTTGTTTGCGGTTTCCCTCAGCACAAATCCTCAGCAATGGGAGAAATTGCGCTCGTTGGGGACAAAAGAAACCCAAGCAGAATTAGATAAAAACTTAGTGCAGCTGCGCGATCGCTTTCTGACTAATAATGGGTATGATTTCCAAAAAGATATTCAACCTTGGGTAGGCGATGAAGTCACAATCGCCATTCTTTCGCCCCAATCGAGTCAACCCGCACCTAAACCCGTAGCGACTAATACTGATGCTGATACTAGTCAGCAGTCGATGGTCATGGTGCTGCCAGTCAAAGATATAGATAAAGCAAAAACTATTTTAGCACAACCCAAAGCACCAAGTCAAGGCAAATGGATTGACCGTACATATGAGGGTTTTGCCATTAAACAAACCGATGGACAAACTGGGGCTAACTTTTCCGCAACATTAATAGATGGGCGGTTCCTCGTGATTACCGATAATCCCAAAGCCACAGAAAGAGCAATTGACGCTTATAAAAATCAAGTATCCCTAGCCACAACAGGGGGATTTGCTGATAATTTTCCCAAAATTGCTAATTATCAACCATTTGCCCAGTTTTATATAAATGTGCCCTCAGCTGCGAAAATAGCAGCCGCTTCTCCCAATCGTCATTTACCTGGCCAAGTATTGGCTCAACTGCAGAATAACCAAGGTTTAGCGGGAAGCATTACCTTAGAACCAGAAGGAATCCGGTTAAAAGGCGTTTCCTGGCTCAATCCTAACAGTCAGCGCGTGCTAGCGGTGGAAAACAACGCCGGGAGAATGCAAAACCGGGTACCAGCAGAAACCTTAATGATGCTATCTGGTGGAAACTTACAACGTTTGTGGGCAGACTATATTTTAACATCCCAAGGAAATCCCCTCTCGCCGATCACAGCAGAACAGCTGCGAAGTGGTGTTAAATCCCTGACAAATCTGGATTTAGATCGGGATTTGCTCAGTTGGATGAAAGGCGAGTTTTCTGTTTCAATAATTCCCAATAGCCCCAAACCAGGGTCATCAGAGGATTTTCGTGCAGGATTCCTCTTCATGGTACAGGCAAGCGATCGCTCATCGGCTGAAGCATCTTTAAAACAGCTAGATGAGGTGATGAAAAATCAATACCAGTTCCAGATTCAACCGGGAACAGTCGCGGGTAAACCGGTTATTAACTGGATTGGGCCTTTTGGTACTTTAACCGCTACCCACGGCTGGTTAGATGGAGATATCGCCTTTTTAGTGGTGGGCGCTCCCATTAGCGATAAAATTATCCCCAACCCTAATTATACACTAGCTAGCACTTCGCCATTTCAACAAACCGTTCCGACAGAACCCAATCCCACAAATGGTCAATTTTTCCTTGATGTGGAACGGACAGCGAAAAATTTTCCCCTCCCGACTTTAATTCCCAATCAACAAACTTGGCTAGCTGCAACCCGTTCAATTGGGGTGACAACATCTGTTAGCGACAGTCGCAGTAATCGCTACGACTTATTTATCTCACTGAAAAAAGCTGATACCCCAGCCCCCTCATCTAGTCCACAGAAGTGAGGAGTGAGCGTTTTCGGGGTTTAGCAATGCTAAACCCCTACGACATCTGGGGTTGTTTGCAGTCCATATTTTGTGTTTTTTGTCAATGCGTAAGTCCTAACACCTATGGGCAGGGTGGCAGTCGCAATTAATACCTAATCTTCGACCTGGAGGCAACTGTTGATTTATGGATAAACTTTGCAACCTTTGTGGCTTCTAGGTTAGCTTTAGAGACTTATTCAGCAAGCCCTAATTACAAGCCTGTCTGCGTCTACTGAGTCGGTTGTTGTGCAGCTTGCCTTACCTCATCCAGAGTTAAACCTAAAGCTTGTGCGATCTGTTCCACTGTCAACCCGGCAGCTAACATTGGTGGTACAGCAAGTAACTTTCCTTTTTCTATACCTTCCTGTTTTCCTTTCTGTTCGCCTTCTGCAAAAGCTTGCTGATATACTCGTGTTTGCTTCAAATCGCTTAATCCAAACATTTCCTGTATCTCCTTGATATCCATACTGGGAAATTTATAAACCAAAATCGTCTCAATTAATTGTAATAATTGTTGCTGTTTTTGTACTGAATTAACTTCCTGACTGGTTCTAGTAATTAACTGTTAGAGAAAGCGTTATGTCCTCAAATCTTAACATTTCTCATGGTTCGTTTTTACCGTTGCCATCTTCTGAAGAACGCGCTTGAGCCAGTAACCTGAGAGAATCGCTGACACGGCGAGGCTTTGGTTCTTCTTTTTTACCGGCTGGCCAACCTTCACGCTGACGGGAGCGATCGCCATCTGTTTCTTCGGTTTGGTCGTGGAATAAAATTTGTCGTGTTGGGTATGGCAAATCAATACCGTGTTCCACATATAGCTTTTGCTTAATTGCCGAAATTACCTTGTCTCGTGAAGATAAATCATCTGCTCTGCGTGGCGGTTTGATCCACCAGCGCACACGAATGTTGACGGTGCTTTCAGCCAGTTCCAGCGCCAACACATCAGGAGCCGGATCTTTTAAAACTTCATCTATTTCATACAGTGCATCTAACATCAACTGCTTGGCTAAATCAATGTCGTCGCCGTAGCCAATACCGACATCATATTCTAATCGGCGTTTATCAAAAGCAGTGTTGACTGTGACAGAATTAGTAAACAGTTCCGAGTTAGGAATGACAATCAGCCGACCGTCATAAGTTTTAATTGTTGTGGCGCGTGTTTGGATATTTTCGACAGTTCCTTCAAAACCTTTAAATACTATTTGATCATTAATTTGAAAAGGTTCTGTTAGCAAAATTAAAATCCCCGCCAAAAAGTTTTGTAGAATATCGCGGAAGGCAAAACCAATTGCTACACCGCTAATTCCCAACAACTGCACTAAATCACCAGCTTTAAATGTGGGAATTACAATAGAAAGGGCAACAAACAAACCAATCAAAACTGTTGCGCCTTGGGCTAACCTTCCTAGTACTAATCCCAGATTTCGGGCGTAGCGACGGTTACGAGTTAAGTGTTTAACAAATGCCTTAATTCTGCTGGCAATAAACAAAAACAATAGAAAAACAATCAACGCTAAGAACATGTTTGGTAACAAAGCGATGAAACCATTAATTATGCTTTGAACTTTGTCCCAAGCGGCGGATATTTCTGCGTTCATTAACTTTCCTCATTCGATTTTAGATTTGGGATTTTAGAATTTTAGAAATATTCATCATCATTTGTAATTAATTGCTAGTAGTAGGAGTTTCTAGGACGTTGACATTTACTAAAGGGGTGACGTTAAAATCTTGTGTTTCTTTCGCTACTTTTATGGATAACTAATAGTAAAATGCCAGTTTAAGAGACTGCGTAATCGAAAATTGCTAAAGTTACGAAAGCCATATCCAGCTGTCTGTGGTTAAGGCTGCACTCAGAACTGTTCATGGTACTGACAAGATTGAAACCGAAGTTTCCAGCTACTACAAAGCTTACGAAATCAAGGGTACTTACCGGGGGATGATGATTGCAATTCCCCCTGAAGAATGGCGAGTTTTTCAGAACATGACCTTCACAGAATTATCGCAAATTCTCAAACATCTGGCAGGTCATGTCAAGCTGAGGGCTTTTCGTCGTCATCCGCGAAGTCCAAAAAAACCTCAACCAAAGCGGACTTATCTCAAGAATCGACCTCATGTCTCAACTTTTAAGATTCTAAACCAGAAAAAACTGGAAAATAAGACACCTTGAAAGGGCTAGTCCTAACACCTATGGGCATTGAGCAACAACAGACAATGCCCTGCCTGTTGGGATTATTGTACCAAAAAGCCGTCCTAGAAGCGTAGCACTGAGGGGTCGTTGTGGACTTGGCTCTAGACCTAAATTTTCGGTAACGATATAGGATCAGAAAAGTCAGAACTGATAATTTTAACGAATCCACTAGGGAGAAGACTTTATGAATCTGGTTTTACTCCAGAACTGGCTGGACAATGGATCTTTTGCGGTCTTATTCCTCACGATGCTGGTGTATTGGGTAGGGGCTGCTTTTCCGAATCTACCGACAATGGCGGCTTTGGGGACAGCGGGAATGGCGATCGCTAATTTGTGCATAGCTACAATATTAGGGGCGCGATGGATAGAAGCCGGCTATTTCCCACTGAGCAATTTGTATGAATCGCTATTTTTCTTAACTTGGGGAATTACCGCTGTCCACTTGATTGCTGAAAATAGCAGTCGTAGCCGCTTGGTGGGGGTTGTGACCGCCCCTGTGGCTATGGGGATTACAGCTTTTGCTACTTTGACACTACCATCAGAAATGCAAAAGGCAGAACCTTTAGTCCCGGCGCTGAAGTCAAATTGGTTGATGATGCACGTCAGTGTGATGATGTTGAGTTATGCTGCTTTGATGGTGGGTTCGCTGTTAGCGATCGCTTTTCTCATCGTCACTCGCGGTCAAAACATCCAACTACAAGGTAGTTCTGTTGGTACTGGTGGCTATCGTAGTAATGGCTATCGGTTACACAAAGCAGGCGAGCTAGTTTCTCAGCCACAAACTGCGACTGTAGAAAATAATGGCTTTGCTCGTTATGAAACCAATGATAACGGTAATGGTAACACAGCTGTTTTGGGAGCAGTCATCACAACCACAATCCCAAATCCCACATCCAATATCCAAAATTCTGAACTCCTTTCACCCCAGCGCCTTAGCCTAGCTGAAACCCTCGATAACATCAGCTATCGCATTATAGGACTGGGATTTCCCCTGCTGACAATTGGCATTATAGCTGGTGGCGTTTGGGCTAACGAAGCTTGGGGTTCTTACTGGAGTTGGGACCCCAAAGAAACCTGGGCGTTAATCACTTGGTTAGTTTTCGCCGCATACCTCCACGCCAGAATCACTCGCGGTTGGCAAGGGCTACGTCCAGCTATTTTAGCAGCTACTGGCTTTGTCGTCGTCTGGGTTTGCTATCTTGGTGTGAATCTTTTAGGTAAGGGTTTACATTCTTACGGTTGGTTTTTCTAAGGGGACTGGGGACTAGGGACTAGGGACACTTCGGCAAGCTCAGTGCATCGCTGGGGATTGGGGACTAGGGACACTTCGGCAAGCTCAGTGCATCGCTGGGGACTGGGGACTGTCTAAGAGATTTTCATTTTTAGTTGTGGGATTTTCCCATGACTAGCTGACTTGAAAATAAGACCCCACCCCTAGCTCCTCTACCACGAGATAGAGTTAGGACTTACGCATTGACAAAAAACACAAAATATGTTAATCCAAAAAACCGGAGATGTCGTAGGGGTTTAGCATTGCTAAACCCCTACAACGCGGGTCTGTTTACTTATAGCGTTTCTCGCCCTAGTAAGGTACACCCGTAGGGGCACGGCATTGCCGTGCCCCTACACCGCGTGATACAATTTTGTACCTCACTTAACTGAGAATCGCTATAATCAAACAATTAAAACAAATAAAATAAATCAAACCAAGAAAACAAATACTAAATTAACAGTCGATTAACGATGGTATTTGTAGAAAAACCTAAATACGTAATATTACTATTGTGTTAGTATTAAAAGTATTGGAATATAGTTCCAGCAATACAGGGGCACGCCAAATAAAAGATGTTTATGAAATTTATATACGGGTATTATGCTGTCAAATTCAAAGCCTGCGAAAAATATTGCCCTACATAGAAAACCCACAGTTGAGGGTAATAATAATAATATTTTGCTGACGCTATTACTGCTTGTGGTTTTACCAATTGGTTGTTTCACTACCTTTTCTTCAGTATTATCTTTATTGACTGGAAGTGGTGATTCTTATTTTCCTACATCAATCCCTTGGATAGATAATCAAGCAGAATGCCAACATACACATAGAAGTTGGTATAACAATAAATGTTGGGATGATGAACAGAGTCCCATGTTCTAAATATATATCTATTATTGTGCTAAATTCCAAATCGAAAATTGCGACCGTTGATGTAGACGCATGTCTGGCACCTCAACACAAAGCTACGCCGATACAATAGAAAAATATCTGCGTCCATCTGCGGTTCAAAATTCAACATGGTATGGACTCCCCTACATACAAAAATACATCGCACAATTAGATCGCGCCAGCTATTTAAGCCTAAGCAGCGGTTATTAGTTGCTGTTTCTGGCGGTCAAGATTCTCTGTGCTTAATTAAACTACTTTTAGATTTACAATCAAAATGGGGATGGGATTTAGGTATTGCTCATTGCGATCATCGCTGGCGTTCTGACTCCCAAGCTAATGCTGACCATGTAGAAAATTTAGCTAAAAGTTGGGGAATATCATTTTATTTAGCAACCGCTGAGGAAGCTGTAAAAAGTGAAGCAGCTGCAAGGGATTGGCGATATCAAGCTTTAAGTGCGATCGCCCAAGCAAATCATTACCATTATATTATTACAGGACACACGGCAAGCGATCGCGCCGAAACTCTGCTTTATAACTTAATTCGCGGTACTGGTGCTGATGGTTTACAAGCTTTAACTTGGGAACGCCCACTAACTAACGACATTCTGCTGGTACGTCCACTCTTAGAAGTGACTCGTACAGAAACAGAGCAATTTTGTCAACAGTTCCAGTTACCAATTTGGGAAGATTCCACCAATCAAGATGTGAAATATGCCCGAAATCGTATCCGCCAAGAATTATTACCATATTTGCAAGCAAATTTCAACCTGAAAGTAGAATCAGTTTTAGCGCAAACAGCAGAACTTCTACAAGCGGAAGTGGAATATTTAGAGCAAGCTGCAGATAATTTGCGCCAAGAAGCGATGCGGGGGGGGGATGGGATAATGGTGATGCTAAATCGTCGGGTATTGCAAACAGCACCACTGGCTTTGCAACGGCGTGTCATGCGTCAGCTATTACAAAAAATACTACCTGAGTCGCCAAATTTTGAACATATAGAAAAATTAACAGCTTTAATTACAGCACCAAACCGTTCGCAAACCGATCCATTTCCAGGAGGTGCGATCGCCTATGTCGAAGGAGATTGGATTTATCTTCAGTAGGTCGGTGAGTGAATTCAAATTACAGCGATTTTCACGTAATAACCAAAGATCTTCGTAGGGGCGCAAGGCCTTGCGCCCCTACCATTGGTGGTCAAACGCTTTCAAGAAGCAATCAATTCTGGCTGAGATATCAGACTCAGGAGAGTGTGACGCATTTGGCTGATAGTCTGAAGTTGATAATTTCCAGTTTCTTGAATTTGAGCTAAATCTTCCACCATTACTTGAAGCTTCTCCCGTAAACCATCTAAGCAATCTTGAATTGGCTGTAGTGCTTCTTGATAGAGATTAACGCGACTCCAACATTCAGCAGTTGCTGTTCGCAGGTTCTGTAGGTTTTCCTCGATTGTTTTGAGTTCTTGGCGTTTATTTTCCAGTTCTTGGCTTTGTGTGTTAATTGTCCCCTGCGCTAACTCAATAGCAGCACGCATCTGCTCAATGTCTCGTTCTAGTTTTTGCAGTTCTTGGGAATGTTGTTGTCGCTGGTTTTCAATTTGCAAAAGAATCTGACTGAAATCAATTTTCTGATTTTCTTGTACATCAGCCAGTGTATTTCCTTGTCGTCGTCGTAGTATGTTACGGTGTTCCTTGATTAATTTCTGTCGCTCTAGCAAATTCCGGCGTTGTCCTACCAAAGTTTCGTTCAGCATTTGGTAGAGGTCTTTTTCTTCGGTCAATTCTGTTTCTAAGTTGATGCGGTCTTGGTCAGAGGCCTGGTTGATTTTTTTTTGCAGTTCCTCTATAGTATCTTGCTTATATTTAAGTTCTAGTTCTTGATCCTGGACGAAGGTAGAGTCAATCTCAAACTTTGTCTGCAAATCTTGTATCAATTTTTGCAGTTCTTCTTGAGGCATTTTTTCTAAAGCTTCCACATTCAGTTGCTGGCTGATAACCGCATCACTGGAGTTTGCAGCCAAAGAGTGAATGTCCTGATATAAGTCCTGCTCATGGCGTAATTGTTCATTGAGTATCTGAATATACTCTTTTTTGCTAGTAAGGACGGCGGTATGGACTTTTAACTGAGATGTTTGTTCCTCCAGAGAATTTTGTGCCTGTTGGTATGCATTTTGGCGATCGCTTAAACTGTGTACCAGGCGATTCACTTCCTCTTGCTGTTGAGTGGCTAAAGTTTTTTGCTGTTCAAGTTTTTCCCAGTGTGGGTTGAGATTCGCTTGCTGTTTTTCTACCAATTCAAAGGACAGCTGGAGGTGTTCTTTGAGGATTTCTGTGGGAGCTACCCGAGTAGACAAGCGATCGAGCAACTCACTATCGAGCAATTCACTGATGACTCGACTTTGCTCCTCATCCAAAACCTTCCCCTGTTGGCAATTTGCTTGGTATTCCTCTATACGACGCTGCTCACCGCGCAAATGCTCCCATGCGCCTTCGAGTTCCTGATGATTGCGCTCCAATTCTTGTTGTAACTGTTCGATTTCTGCACGAGATGTCTTAACTTGCTGTTGTTGCGTCTCTAGATTTTGCAGTTCCTCCTCAATTTGTTGTAACTGTTCCCAGCGGGTTTCCATGTCCATTTCCCGACGATTCAATTCTTGCGCTTGAAACGTCAGCGATTCTTTCCACTGGTCAATTTCGTCTTCCTTGAGTTTAAATTTTTCTAATTGGCGAGAAAAATTTTGCAAAATGTTAACTAGAGGGCGTCCTGCTTCTTGAATCCGCTGTAGCTGACGATTGGGAGTCATTTCCACTAATACCAGTGCGCCATCGTTTAATTTGCTGGCGTCTTCAGCATTAATCACTTCTTCTGGAACCGGACTCCAACTCTGATCAGTCCGTTGACAAGCCAACAGTTTTAGTTCAGTTTTGCTTCCACTACCCAGTAAACCACTTTTCTGCTTTTGTACTTCTGCTAAATACAGCACACCTTTAATCCCTTATATACTTGATGACCGTGTTTTAGGTTATACCTTAGATAATTCTGTTAACTTGTCTGATTTCAGTTCAGCCAAGAAAAAAAAAGACAGACAAAACAATTTATAGACGCAATATGTTACGTCTTGATTTTTATAAAAGCGACTGAATTATGTTTTTATATTTTGTGCTAATAGCAGTGATGATGACTACCGTGTGATCACTAGCTTTGTCACAAAATATTACAAGGTGTTCAGGATTGTTACGTAATGTATCCTGGAATCGAGAACGGGAAAAATTCACAAAACATGTCAAAAAGATAACAAGGAGCAATTTTTAGCTAAATGCAGGGAAATTTAAATGAAATTGATATCCGTAGTCTCCTGCAATTGATGGAGTTGGGGCAAAAAACTGGACAGTTGTTAGTTGAAGCCAAGAACTGTCAGAATTGCGAAAAGCTTGATGGATACGAGACCAACAGACATCACTATTGCCGTAAGTGTCAACAACAGCGTTGGTTAGTATTTTTATGGAATGGTCAAATTATTTATTGTCAAGAAGGCGATCGCAGCGGCTCACGCATCGGAGATTACTTAAGGCATTACCGTATTGAGATACCGCCAGACGAAATACATTTAGCCTCCTTAACATCGCTCAATCCACCAGAGTATACTTACCTTTGGGCACTGTTAGAACGGAACATGATTAACCCCAAGGTAGCGAGAAATATCATCCACGGCTTGGTGCATGAGACACTGTTTGATTTGCTGAGTTTACATCAAGGTAGCTTTATTTTCCATCAGAGTTCAGTAATTGCCCCGCAATTAACTAGCTTGGAGATTACACCATTAGTTACCAAAATTACCAAACAACTGCAAGAGTGGAAACAACTATATCCAGAGATTCAGTCACCGGAACAATTGCCCATGCTTGCTGACATAGTGCAGCTAAATTCCTCACTACCGACAAAAACAATAAATAAGTTACAACATTGGGCAGATGGGAAAACCTCCCTGCGTCAACTAGCGCGTTATCTCAACCGAGATATTTTGACCGTTGCCAAAGCAATATATCCTTACGTGCAACAGGGTTGGCTAAAAATAGTATATAAAAGAACTGACAAAAACAGTGATTGTACAACTGATGTGCGGGTAGAGAGTAATTATAGGGGGCGAATAGTATGTATTGACGATACAACCAGCATCGGTGAAACTATAGAGTCTATCTTACAGCCACAAGGATATGAAGCGATCGCAATCACTAATCCCTTAGAGGCGCTCAGTCTCGTTTTTCAACTCCAGCCAGATTTAATTTTCTGTGAAATTACCATGCCGAAATTAGACGGCTACGAGATTTGTGCCATGCTGCGTCATTCCCAAGCCTTTGCGTTTGTGCCAATTATCATGCTTACTGCTAAGGATGGATTCAATGATCGACTCAGAGCTAAGATGGTCGGGGCTACAGATTATTTAACAAAGCCCTTTGACGATACTGAGTTACTAATGCTCATCGAGAAATATCTCAACAGGGCATAGACGATGGAAATAAAAAAGATTTTAAGTAAGTCAGTGGGAATCAACCAAACTATATTACGAAACGTAAATATGCCCCAAATCCTTACCAATGAAGCATGAAAAATGACAAATGACGAGCAAAGCCTAGAAGGTTTATTTGCACCTACTTGTGCCTCCGTTAACAACTTTGTTAATCTACTCTCTGCTGT
The Gloeotrichia echinulata CP02 DNA segment above includes these coding regions:
- a CDS encoding response regulator encodes the protein MQGNLNEIDIRSLLQLMELGQKTGQLLVEAKNCQNCEKLDGYETNRHHYCRKCQQQRWLVFLWNGQIIYCQEGDRSGSRIGDYLRHYRIEIPPDEIHLASLTSLNPPEYTYLWALLERNMINPKVARNIIHGLVHETLFDLLSLHQGSFIFHQSSVIAPQLTSLEITPLVTKITKQLQEWKQLYPEIQSPEQLPMLADIVQLNSSLPTKTINKLQHWADGKTSLRQLARYLNRDILTVAKAIYPYVQQGWLKIVYKRTDKNSDCTTDVRVESNYRGRIVCIDDTTSIGETIESILQPQGYEAIAITNPLEALSLVFQLQPDLIFCEITMPKLDGYEICAMLRHSQAFAFVPIIMLTAKDGFNDRLRAKMVGATDYLTKPFDDTELLMLIEKYLNRA
- the hmpF gene encoding pilus motility taxis protein HmpF; the encoded protein is MLYLAEVQKQKSGLLGSGSKTELKLLACQRTDQSWSPVPEEVINAEDASKLNDGALVLVEMTPNRQLQRIQEAGRPLVNILQNFSRQLEKFKLKEDEIDQWKESLTFQAQELNRREMDMETRWEQLQQIEEELQNLETQQQQVKTSRAEIEQLQQELERNHQELEGAWEHLRGEQRRIEEYQANCQQGKVLDEEQSRVISELLDSELLDRLSTRVAPTEILKEHLQLSFELVEKQQANLNPHWEKLEQQKTLATQQQEEVNRLVHSLSDRQNAYQQAQNSLEEQTSQLKVHTAVLTSKKEYIQILNEQLRHEQDLYQDIHSLAANSSDAVISQQLNVEALEKMPQEELQKLIQDLQTKFEIDSTFVQDQELELKYKQDTIEELQKKINQASDQDRINLETELTEEKDLYQMLNETLVGQRRNLLERQKLIKEHRNILRRRQGNTLADVQENQKIDFSQILLQIENQRQQHSQELQKLERDIEQMRAAIELAQGTINTQSQELENKRQELKTIEENLQNLRTATAECWSRVNLYQEALQPIQDCLDGLREKLQVMVEDLAQIQETGNYQLQTISQMRHTLLSLISQPELIAS